One window of the Rhizorhabdus dicambivorans genome contains the following:
- a CDS encoding alpha-1,2-fucosyltransferase — protein MWVLRPAPCGSCSARCRQRAWERPEVYDRTFDKHGRGCADSMRSNAPAKSIFGKAHDMPLIIRSPKKATLVVRLSGGLGNQMFIYAVARRLAAVNDAELVVDDWSGFARDVVYGSKYALAPFSISARMANRSERLFPFERLRRYIKKRLARKAAFDKAKYILIQKAGAFESQLLDRRLKGVTFIEGIRASEDYFKDIEDLIRQEYAFATPPEPADEPLLQLIAGVPSVAVHFRWFKTSETDNATNLDLGYYEKAFAYVESRIDAPHYFIFSDRPAEAAQALALHGRKFTVVDHASSASSMHRDLRLMSHCRHAIIANSTFSWWGAWLGESGDSVRLVVAPDPRNYPEMGWSSEKLIPHRWKRL, from the coding sequence ATGTGGGTCTTGCGTCCGGCGCCTTGTGGCTCCTGCTCCGCGCGTTGCCGTCAAAGGGCGTGGGAGAGGCCGGAGGTGTATGATCGAACATTCGATAAGCATGGGCGCGGCTGCGCGGACTCGATGCGATCAAACGCCCCGGCAAAAAGCATTTTCGGAAAAGCCCACGACATGCCCCTGATCATTCGAAGCCCGAAGAAAGCGACCCTCGTCGTCAGGCTGAGCGGGGGGCTGGGCAACCAGATGTTCATTTACGCCGTCGCCCGACGCCTGGCGGCGGTAAATGATGCGGAGCTGGTCGTCGACGATTGGAGCGGTTTTGCGCGCGATGTCGTCTATGGCTCGAAATATGCGCTGGCGCCTTTCAGCATCAGTGCGAGAATGGCTAACCGGTCAGAGCGATTATTTCCGTTCGAGCGTCTGAGGCGCTACATCAAGAAGCGCCTCGCCAGGAAAGCCGCGTTCGACAAGGCGAAATATATTCTCATCCAGAAGGCCGGTGCCTTCGAAAGCCAGCTCCTCGACCGCAGGCTGAAGGGCGTGACCTTCATCGAGGGCATCCGGGCCAGCGAGGATTATTTCAAGGACATCGAAGACCTTATTCGCCAGGAATATGCTTTCGCGACACCGCCCGAACCGGCGGACGAGCCGCTTCTGCAATTGATTGCCGGCGTCCCATCGGTGGCGGTGCATTTCAGATGGTTCAAGACCAGCGAAACCGACAATGCGACCAATCTCGACCTCGGCTATTATGAAAAGGCATTCGCTTATGTAGAATCCAGGATAGACGCTCCACATTATTTCATCTTTTCGGACCGGCCGGCGGAAGCGGCGCAAGCGCTCGCACTGCACGGCAGGAAGTTCACCGTCGTCGACCACGCCTCCTCTGCGTCATCGATGCATCGCGACCTCCGGCTAATGAGCCACTGCCGTCATGCGATCATTGCCAACAGCACCTTCAGCTGGTGGGGCGCCTGGCTCGGCGAGTCCGGAGATTCTGTCAGGCTGGTGGTCGCGCCTGATCCGCGTAATTATCCCGAAATGGGCTGGTCTTCGGAAAAGCTTATTCCCCATCGTTGGAAAAGGTTATAA
- a CDS encoding bi-domain-containing oxidoreductase translates to MKQLLQSLRDGTTTIADVPAPGAGAGQLLIRSSLSLVSAGTERMMVEFGRGSLLSKVRQQPDKVRMVLEKARTDGISATVDAVRAKLDQPLAPGYCNVGRVIESQAEGLVAGDRVVSNGAHAEIVAIPRNLCARIPDGVSDETAAFTVLGSIGLQAIRLANPTLGECVAVTGLGLIGLLTVQMLRAQGCRVLGIDPDEERRALARSFGAETVSPLSEQEVLAKAAEFSRGRGIDAVILAAATSSSAPVSQAARMSRVRGRIILVGVTGLELSRADFYEKELSFQVSCSYGPGRYDANYEQRGQDYPVGFVRWTEQRNFEAVLDLMAAGTIDVSLLVTHRFAIEDGAAAMDLLASDTPHMGILLGYAADEGSSLRRVALSSAPVAARGTVGVLGAGNHATRALLPAFKAAGAGLHTVVSAGGVSAAHAARRFGVVNAATNPAMIIDDPAIDTVVVATRHDAHAGQVLAALRAGKHVFCEKPLCLTLAELDEIEREAASRPQQRLMVGFNRRFAPLTVKIEELLATLSGPRHMTMTVNAGAVPPGHWTQDRDVGGGRILGEACHFIDLLRHLAGAPISGIEARAMRGADISGPADSATIMISFADGSLGAVHYLTNGPRALPKERLEIFASGRALQLDNFRALVGRGWPGFARRRLWRQDKGGEACARAFIDAVRSEAPDPIPRDEIFEVSRSAILAAAALD, encoded by the coding sequence ATGAAACAACTCCTCCAGTCACTGCGGGACGGCACGACGACGATCGCTGACGTTCCGGCGCCGGGTGCCGGGGCGGGCCAGCTATTGATTCGATCGTCGCTCAGTCTGGTGTCGGCAGGCACCGAGCGCATGATGGTCGAATTTGGGCGCGGCAGCCTGTTGTCCAAGGTTCGCCAGCAGCCCGACAAGGTGCGCATGGTGCTCGAAAAGGCCAGGACCGACGGCATATCGGCGACTGTCGACGCCGTGCGGGCGAAGCTCGATCAGCCGCTGGCTCCCGGCTACTGCAATGTCGGGCGCGTGATCGAAAGCCAAGCCGAAGGTCTCGTCGCCGGTGATCGGGTCGTTTCCAATGGCGCGCATGCCGAAATCGTGGCGATACCGCGCAATCTCTGCGCACGCATCCCGGACGGCGTATCGGATGAGACCGCCGCATTCACCGTTCTGGGATCGATCGGGCTGCAAGCGATCCGTCTCGCCAATCCCACGCTGGGGGAATGCGTGGCGGTCACGGGGCTTGGGCTGATCGGCCTGCTGACTGTACAGATGCTGCGGGCACAGGGCTGTCGGGTTCTCGGTATCGATCCTGACGAGGAGCGGCGCGCACTAGCCCGCAGCTTTGGCGCCGAGACGGTCAGCCCGCTTTCCGAGCAGGAGGTGCTGGCGAAAGCCGCCGAATTCTCCCGGGGCCGGGGGATCGATGCGGTCATATTGGCTGCCGCGACGTCCAGTTCGGCGCCAGTTAGCCAAGCCGCCCGAATGAGCCGTGTGCGCGGCCGGATCATATTGGTGGGCGTCACCGGCCTCGAACTCAGCCGGGCTGATTTCTACGAGAAGGAACTGAGTTTCCAGGTGTCCTGCTCCTATGGGCCGGGCCGCTATGACGCGAACTACGAGCAGCGGGGGCAGGATTATCCGGTGGGCTTCGTTCGCTGGACCGAACAGCGCAACTTCGAGGCCGTACTGGATTTGATGGCGGCTGGAACGATCGATGTGTCATTGCTCGTCACGCACCGCTTCGCCATTGAGGACGGCGCCGCGGCGATGGATCTGCTCGCGTCGGACACGCCGCATATGGGGATACTGCTGGGCTATGCGGCTGACGAGGGCTCCTCGCTTCGTCGGGTGGCCCTGTCGTCGGCGCCGGTCGCGGCGCGCGGCACTGTTGGCGTGCTGGGCGCCGGCAATCATGCGACCCGGGCTCTGTTGCCCGCGTTCAAGGCTGCGGGCGCCGGGCTGCACACCGTCGTCAGCGCGGGCGGAGTCAGCGCGGCGCATGCGGCGCGGCGCTTTGGTGTTGTGAATGCCGCGACCAATCCCGCGATGATCATCGACGATCCCGCGATCGATACCGTGGTGGTCGCCACGCGCCATGATGCGCATGCGGGACAAGTGCTGGCGGCGCTCCGTGCGGGCAAGCATGTCTTCTGCGAAAAGCCGCTCTGCCTCACGTTGGCCGAACTGGACGAGATCGAGCGAGAGGCGGCTTCGCGGCCTCAGCAGCGGTTGATGGTTGGTTTCAACCGCCGCTTCGCGCCGCTGACCGTCAAGATCGAGGAATTGCTCGCAACGTTGTCCGGGCCCCGTCACATGACGATGACGGTCAACGCAGGGGCGGTTCCGCCGGGGCACTGGACACAGGATCGCGACGTGGGTGGCGGACGGATCCTGGGCGAAGCCTGCCATTTCATCGATCTGCTGCGCCATCTGGCCGGCGCGCCGATTTCCGGGATCGAGGCCCGCGCGATGCGTGGCGCCGACATTTCAGGCCCGGCCGACAGCGCGACGATCATGATCAGCTTCGCCGACGGCTCGCTGGGCGCCGTCCATTATCTGACAAACGGTCCTCGGGCGCTTCCCAAGGAACGACTGGAGATATTCGCTTCGGGCCGCGCGTTGCAGCTCGACAATTTCCGCGCTCTGGTTGGTCGTGGCTGGCCGGGCTTCGCGCGCCGCCGGCTATGGCGGCAGGACAAGGGCGGAGAGGCCTGCGCGCGCGCCTTCATCGATGCCGTGCGCAGCGAAGCGCCTGACCCTATCCCGCGCGACGAGATTTTCGAAGTCAGTCGTTCCGCGATTCTCGCCGCCGCTGCGCTGGACTGA
- a CDS encoding heparinase II/III family protein — protein MLLNARGSLAEDGWDNPDRPLLWRYNLHYFDDLTASEAPRRAAWHRALIAEWIAANRPDSGTGWQPYPLSLRIVNWIKWALAGNDLGNEALHSLAHQARALERKIEWHLLGNHLFSNGKALVFAGLFFGGKEGERWLDRGAHILERQLPEQFLPDGAQFELSPMYHALAVEDLLDLANMLAAFGYPRIAWLNDAIRRHIRPALDWLAALSHPDQGVAFFNDAAFGIAPTLSELVAYASRLGFAPPAAPPSPWLGESGYARLANDRATLFLDLARVGPDHLPGHAHADTLSLEFSFGASRIIVNSGTSIYALGTERQRQRGTRAHSTVTVDDENSSETWAAFRVGRRAVPFDTYARAGGDRLEAGGAHDGYRHLGTRAVHRRRVTLGEHGLTVEDSVTPDTPAEARFHLHPAVRISIEGPGRGLLFPPEGGPIRWNAQAAAVRVEASSYHPEFGVSLPSSCLSLTLGGGCSTLSLEWD, from the coding sequence ATGCTGCTCAATGCACGAGGTTCGCTCGCCGAAGATGGCTGGGACAATCCCGATCGCCCGCTCCTCTGGCGCTATAATCTGCACTATTTCGATGACCTGACGGCAAGCGAGGCGCCGCGCAGGGCCGCTTGGCATCGTGCCCTCATCGCCGAATGGATCGCCGCCAATCGGCCGGACAGCGGCACCGGTTGGCAACCCTATCCGCTCTCGTTGCGAATCGTGAACTGGATAAAATGGGCGCTGGCAGGCAATGATCTGGGCAATGAGGCTCTTCACAGCCTCGCGCATCAGGCGCGCGCGCTCGAACGAAAGATCGAGTGGCACCTTCTCGGCAACCATCTTTTTTCCAACGGCAAGGCTCTTGTCTTCGCCGGCCTGTTCTTTGGAGGGAAGGAAGGGGAGCGCTGGCTCGATCGTGGCGCGCATATCCTGGAGAGGCAGCTTCCCGAGCAATTCCTGCCCGATGGCGCGCAATTCGAGCTGAGCCCGATGTACCATGCGCTCGCCGTCGAGGATTTGCTCGATCTGGCCAACATGCTGGCGGCATTCGGGTACCCGCGAATCGCTTGGCTCAACGACGCGATCCGGCGCCATATCCGGCCTGCGCTTGACTGGCTGGCGGCCCTTTCGCATCCGGACCAGGGCGTCGCCTTCTTCAACGATGCCGCGTTCGGCATCGCCCCGACGCTATCCGAGCTTGTCGCTTATGCCTCGCGGCTCGGCTTCGCCCCGCCTGCGGCGCCTCCTTCCCCATGGCTGGGCGAGAGCGGTTATGCGCGCCTCGCCAATGACCGGGCCACCCTGTTTCTCGATCTGGCGCGGGTGGGCCCGGATCATCTTCCCGGGCATGCGCATGCCGATACATTGTCACTCGAATTCTCGTTCGGCGCGTCTCGCATCATCGTCAATTCGGGCACGTCGATCTATGCCCTTGGTACCGAACGTCAGCGCCAGCGCGGCACGCGGGCGCACAGTACGGTAACGGTGGACGATGAAAATTCGTCGGAGACATGGGCGGCATTTCGGGTAGGCCGCCGCGCGGTGCCGTTCGACACCTATGCGCGCGCCGGCGGCGATAGGCTGGAAGCCGGTGGCGCGCATGACGGCTATCGGCATTTGGGAACGCGGGCGGTCCACCGCCGCCGGGTGACGCTCGGCGAGCATGGATTGACGGTCGAGGACAGCGTCACGCCGGACACACCCGCCGAGGCGCGCTTCCATCTTCACCCGGCGGTGAGGATTTCGATCGAGGGGCCCGGGAGGGGGCTGCTATTTCCACCTGAAGGCGGTCCGATCCGCTGGAATGCTCAGGCGGCGGCGGTGCGTGTGGAGGCATCCAGTTACCATCCCGAGTTCGGGGTGAGCCTGCCATCCTCCTGCCTGTCGCTGACGCTCGGCGGAGGATGCTCCACCCTTTCGCTCGAGTGGGACTGA
- a CDS encoding CgeB family protein, producing the protein MPAPSVRRILYVGQLRYGGTCRDRMEVLSSFGFDIIAFNVDPLVAAANRIVQSLAGRLQRGPLIRAFNARLLELARASDYDAVWIDKGVWVLPSTLSELRERASARIAIHFTPDAQFFSQRSRFLFQGIPLYDICATTKPFEVSSYAASGARQTILVLQGYSRFFDPALASRPQAAKSAGEVIFVGHTQPHYIRSLHALAKSGIDVAIHGGGWQRHARRHPWLGGYIRSDGIWGSEYAAALAASTIGIGLLGKHIPETTTTRSFEIPASGTFLLAERTDDHMALFEEDSEAVFWSSQEELVDKARFYLDHKDLRDRIAMAGRRRCVEAGYDSATQIARILAALEIRLPSAPAESPPVA; encoded by the coding sequence ATGCCGGCTCCGTCGGTCAGGCGTATCCTTTATGTCGGGCAGCTGCGTTATGGCGGAACCTGCCGGGACAGGATGGAGGTCCTTTCGTCCTTCGGGTTCGATATCATCGCCTTCAATGTCGATCCGCTGGTCGCGGCGGCCAATCGGATCGTCCAATCACTGGCGGGAAGGCTGCAGCGCGGTCCGCTGATACGGGCGTTCAACGCCCGGCTGCTCGAACTGGCGCGCGCCAGCGACTATGATGCGGTCTGGATCGACAAGGGGGTGTGGGTGCTGCCTTCGACCCTGTCGGAGCTGCGCGAGCGGGCATCCGCGCGGATAGCGATACACTTCACCCCGGACGCCCAATTCTTTTCGCAGCGCTCGCGGTTCCTGTTTCAGGGAATACCGCTCTACGATATCTGCGCCACCACCAAGCCGTTCGAAGTGTCGAGCTATGCGGCGAGCGGCGCCCGGCAAACCATCCTGGTGCTTCAAGGCTATAGTCGCTTTTTCGATCCGGCTCTGGCCTCACGCCCGCAAGCGGCGAAATCGGCAGGGGAAGTGATTTTCGTCGGTCACACCCAGCCGCATTACATCCGCAGCCTGCATGCTCTGGCAAAGTCCGGAATCGACGTGGCGATCCATGGTGGGGGGTGGCAGCGTCATGCCCGTCGGCATCCCTGGCTCGGCGGCTATATCCGATCCGATGGTATCTGGGGGAGCGAATATGCCGCAGCCCTGGCCGCCTCCACCATCGGCATCGGCCTTCTGGGAAAGCATATTCCGGAAACGACCACGACGCGCAGTTTCGAGATACCGGCGAGCGGTACTTTCCTGCTGGCGGAACGTACCGACGATCATATGGCGCTGTTCGAGGAAGACAGCGAAGCTGTGTTCTGGTCCTCACAGGAGGAACTGGTCGACAAGGCCCGTTTCTATCTCGACCACAAGGATCTGCGCGACCGGATCGCGATGGCGGGGCGCCGGCGATGTGTTGAAGCAGGTTATGATTCCGCCACACAGATCGCCAGGATTCTGGCCGCTCTGGAAATCCGCCTGCCGTCGGCGCCGGCCGAGAGCCCTCCTGTCGCATGA
- a CDS encoding FkbM family methyltransferase produces MTLDAAHEHRPAVPFLSGVRRALRKLVWRVSRILYMHARGEETEDGFLHNGEARVIADLIRASRDGEAVVLLDVGANHGAWSQSVLDRLRDRPALRPHLCLTAFEPVTSSRQRLEAALASEIARGGITVSSSALSYRVGRARMARMSESGGTNSLEIDKAMEDAAIGFEEVDFMTLSAWNEAAGKSHIHMVKIDAEGHDARVIEGALPLLQAGMIDVLQFEYNHRWLFARRSLHDVFEMIAGTPYVLGRIRPSCVELHDEWHFELDRFFQCNYLLIHDRALSWFRTRRGAFGPSNIWEQF; encoded by the coding sequence ATGACGCTTGATGCCGCCCATGAACACCGCCCGGCCGTCCCTTTTCTGTCGGGCGTTCGGAGGGCGTTGCGAAAGCTGGTCTGGCGCGTCTCGCGTATCCTGTACATGCATGCACGGGGCGAAGAGACGGAGGACGGTTTCCTCCACAACGGGGAAGCCCGCGTCATCGCGGATTTGATCCGGGCCTCTCGTGACGGTGAAGCGGTGGTTCTGCTGGATGTCGGCGCCAATCATGGCGCCTGGAGTCAGTCGGTCCTCGATCGGCTGCGCGATCGCCCTGCGTTGCGCCCGCATCTCTGCCTGACGGCGTTTGAGCCTGTCACGTCCAGTCGCCAAAGGCTCGAGGCCGCACTCGCTTCGGAAATAGCGCGCGGCGGCATCACGGTTTCGAGCTCGGCGCTTTCCTATCGGGTTGGACGCGCGCGCATGGCACGGATGTCCGAAAGCGGCGGCACCAATTCGCTGGAAATCGACAAGGCGATGGAAGACGCCGCGATCGGTTTTGAAGAGGTGGATTTCATGACGCTTTCTGCCTGGAATGAGGCGGCCGGAAAATCCCATATCCATATGGTGAAAATCGATGCGGAGGGGCATGACGCCCGAGTCATCGAAGGCGCGCTTCCGCTGCTCCAGGCGGGCATGATCGATGTGCTGCAGTTCGAATATAACCACCGTTGGCTCTTTGCCCGACGCTCGTTGCACGACGTGTTCGAGATGATAGCAGGCACACCCTATGTCCTGGGGCGCATCCGGCCTTCCTGTGTTGAGCTTCATGATGAATGGCACTTCGAACTGGATCGCTTTTTCCAGTGCAACTATCTGCTGATCCATGATCGGGCGCTGAGCTGGTTCCGCACGCGGCGGGGCGCGTTCGGCCCGTCGAACATATGGGAGCAGTTCTGA
- a CDS encoding lipopolysaccharide biosynthesis protein translates to MLATASTAILFSFWGRDALVKVVAHARPSRVEAMLVLHSIRRYAWAYILFALLGWVMTLFDRYLLAAYLDAAAVGQYAAVAAIASRLVLMPSGMLSSVLRPVLYDAATVGDLAKWRKLVRIWLTTVILLGVGALGFVWLFADFIAGILLAAEYRHGARVVMALVGLSYSFLALAQMFEMAYLSHGVPAKMLFSRFLGAGLMLSVALFLVPAHGIVGASIASVAGHVGLASGALWLLLRALPSKGVGEAGGV, encoded by the coding sequence ATGCTCGCCACCGCCAGCACCGCGATCCTCTTTTCATTCTGGGGGCGCGATGCGCTGGTCAAGGTAGTGGCGCATGCCCGCCCGTCACGCGTCGAAGCGATGCTCGTTCTGCACAGCATAAGGCGTTATGCCTGGGCCTATATATTGTTCGCATTGCTCGGCTGGGTGATGACGCTGTTCGATCGCTATCTGCTCGCGGCCTATCTCGACGCCGCGGCCGTGGGCCAATATGCAGCGGTCGCCGCGATCGCGAGCAGGCTCGTGCTGATGCCCTCGGGGATGTTGTCGTCGGTCCTGCGGCCCGTTCTGTACGATGCGGCCACGGTCGGGGATCTGGCGAAGTGGCGGAAGCTCGTAAGGATCTGGCTTACGACGGTCATTCTGCTCGGGGTCGGAGCGCTCGGCTTCGTGTGGCTGTTCGCGGATTTCATCGCCGGGATATTGCTCGCCGCGGAATATCGCCATGGCGCCAGGGTGGTGATGGCGCTGGTCGGCCTCAGCTATTCCTTTCTGGCGCTCGCGCAGATGTTCGAGATGGCCTATCTGAGCCATGGCGTTCCCGCCAAGATGCTGTTTTCGCGCTTCCTGGGTGCGGGCCTGATGCTCTCCGTCGCCTTGTTTCTCGTACCGGCGCATGGCATCGTCGGCGCTTCGATCGCGAGCGTCGCGGGCCATGTGGGTCTTGCGTCCGGCGCCTTGTGGCTCCTGCTCCGCGCGTTGCCGTCAAAGGGCGTGGGAGAGGCCGGAGGTGTATGA
- a CDS encoding glycosyltransferase: MKLTHIVPDTTSEASGLSATVPSICRSLAMRGHDVTMSCHSGARVEGVKLDLHAKLPLLQRLGVAPSHFEALRRQRLTDDIVHSHSLWMLMNIAPGLIVPGAHAKLICSPHGTLSAWALSHSRGRKQLVWPLQRQVLARADLLHATADPEHDDIRANGFDAPVAVIANGIDLPQLPPRPDGHGRLLLFLSRIHPVKGIEALLEAWSRVAPDNPNWELMIAGPGEASYVAALADQASGLPRAKLIGPVYGAEKSALYRRADLFVLPSKSENFAMVVAEALGHECPVVVSKAAPWADVESEGCGWWTDAGPEPLAATLAAAMSLSVAERSVMGVRGRAWIEKDFSWASVAERLERAYDWILGRGDRPDFIKLP, encoded by the coding sequence ATGAAGCTAACGCACATCGTTCCAGACACGACAAGCGAAGCCTCCGGATTGTCGGCGACGGTTCCTTCGATTTGCCGCTCCTTGGCGATGCGGGGCCACGACGTGACGATGAGTTGCCACTCCGGCGCGCGCGTCGAAGGTGTGAAGCTCGATCTGCATGCGAAGCTTCCCCTGCTGCAGCGGTTGGGCGTCGCACCCAGCCACTTCGAGGCATTGCGCCGGCAACGATTGACGGACGACATCGTCCACAGCCACAGCCTGTGGATGCTGATGAACATCGCGCCGGGCCTGATCGTGCCGGGCGCGCACGCGAAGCTGATCTGTTCACCGCACGGAACATTGTCCGCCTGGGCATTGTCGCATAGCCGCGGAAGGAAGCAGCTCGTCTGGCCGCTTCAGCGCCAGGTTCTTGCCCGGGCTGATCTTCTCCATGCTACCGCCGATCCCGAGCATGACGATATTCGCGCCAATGGCTTCGACGCGCCTGTGGCCGTGATCGCAAACGGTATCGATCTGCCGCAGCTGCCGCCGCGTCCCGATGGCCACGGGCGGCTTCTCCTGTTCCTGTCGCGCATTCATCCGGTCAAAGGGATCGAGGCGCTGCTGGAAGCCTGGTCGCGCGTCGCGCCGGACAATCCCAATTGGGAACTGATGATCGCGGGCCCCGGCGAGGCGAGCTATGTCGCTGCGCTTGCCGATCAGGCCAGCGGACTACCGCGTGCGAAGCTGATCGGCCCGGTCTACGGTGCAGAAAAATCGGCGCTCTATCGTCGCGCCGATCTTTTCGTACTGCCGTCGAAATCGGAAAATTTCGCGATGGTCGTGGCCGAAGCGCTAGGTCATGAATGTCCGGTGGTCGTCAGCAAGGCCGCTCCATGGGCCGACGTAGAGTCCGAGGGGTGCGGATGGTGGACCGATGCCGGGCCCGAGCCGCTCGCGGCGACGCTGGCGGCCGCGATGTCGCTTTCGGTGGCTGAGCGCAGTGTGATGGGCGTGCGTGGCCGGGCCTGGATCGAAAAGGACTTTTCCTGGGCATCCGTCGCGGAGCGGCTGGAGCGCGCCTATGACTGGATTCTCGGCCGGGGAGACAGGCCGGATTTCATCAAACTGCCCTGA
- a CDS encoding glycosyltransferase family 4 protein, whose product MTAALPRLHLFLRRPASGLFSIEMLYRSLIPYFERDFEVEWIENRRPSRGFLPRLADAFRAALRQGDINHVTGDVHYLTYFLSRRRTVLTIHDFVSMERLRGLKRALLWFLWYWLPVRRADAIVVISHSTEAQLHRQLRIQPERVHVIPNPVRADFCPTERAFDVQYPRILQVGTSANKNLERHAEALAGIACKFVILGHLSDAQRACLSAQRIDYETHADMVPEDVASLYRGSDMLLFASTYEGFGMPILEAQASGIPVVTSNRWSMPEIAGAHALLVDPENIDDIRTAVLSIIGDSQQRQRLRAGGLENAARFAPAEIAARYASVYRNLCRAEA is encoded by the coding sequence ATGACCGCAGCCCTGCCCCGTCTACATCTCTTTTTACGTCGGCCGGCGTCGGGGCTGTTCAGCATCGAGATGCTCTATCGCTCGCTGATCCCCTATTTCGAACGCGACTTCGAGGTGGAATGGATTGAAAACCGCCGGCCGTCGCGGGGGTTTCTGCCGCGTCTGGCGGATGCCTTTCGTGCCGCATTGCGCCAGGGCGACATCAATCATGTTACCGGCGATGTGCATTATCTCACCTATTTCCTTTCGCGTCGCCGGACCGTTCTGACGATCCATGATTTCGTCAGCATGGAAAGGCTGCGCGGCCTGAAGCGAGCGCTTCTGTGGTTCCTGTGGTACTGGCTGCCCGTGCGTCGCGCCGATGCGATCGTCGTCATCTCGCATTCGACCGAGGCGCAACTGCACCGGCAATTACGGATCCAGCCCGAGCGTGTTCATGTGATACCCAATCCCGTCCGGGCGGATTTTTGTCCGACCGAGCGGGCGTTTGACGTTCAATATCCCCGCATTCTGCAGGTGGGGACCAGTGCGAACAAGAATTTGGAGCGACATGCGGAGGCGTTGGCCGGGATTGCGTGCAAGTTCGTAATCCTCGGTCATCTTAGCGACGCCCAGCGCGCGTGCCTTTCGGCGCAGCGGATCGACTATGAGACGCATGCCGATATGGTGCCCGAGGACGTAGCATCGCTATACCGGGGCAGCGACATGCTCCTTTTTGCGTCGACCTATGAAGGCTTCGGAATGCCGATCCTTGAAGCGCAGGCGAGCGGAATTCCGGTGGTCACGTCGAACCGCTGGTCGATGCCGGAGATCGCCGGCGCGCACGCTCTGCTGGTCGATCCGGAAAATATCGATGATATCAGAACCGCCGTGCTCTCCATCATCGGAGACTCTCAGCAGAGGCAGCGCCTGCGCGCCGGAGGGCTGGAAAACGCGGCGCGCTTCGCGCCGGCGGAGATCGCCGCGCGCTATGCCTCGGTTTATCGTAATTTGTGTAGAGCCGAAGCATGA